The Candidatus Binataceae bacterium genome segment AGGTAGATGAGCCGGCGGGGTGGCGGCCCACGCGCCTGATTTGGGGTACGTCGAATGAAAGAAGAAGTCAGAGATTACGTGGATGCTTACTTGGCTCAGGTGGTAGAAATTTCTGGCCTCCTTTCGCGGCCAGCCATCATCAAAATTGTTGAGGGGCTAGTCGCGCTGCGCGATACAGGCGGGCGATTATTTATCTTGGGAGTGGGCGGAAGTGCGGGCAACGCTTCACACGCGGTCAACGATTTCCGTAAAATCGCCGATATCGAGAGCTATGCGCCAACCGACAACGTGTCGGAGCTGACCGCCCGGATCAATGACGACGGCTGGAACGGCGCTTATGCGGCTTGGCTGGCCGGTAGCCGCTTGTCGGCGAAAGATGCCTTGATGATTTTTTCGGTGGGTGGGGGCAGCGAGGAGCGCGGGATCAGTGTCAACCTGGTCGAGGCAATAAAGCTGGCGCGCTCGGTTGGTGCCAGAGTGTTCGGAGTCGTTGGTCGCGATGGTGGCTACACCGCGCAGGCGGCCGATGCTTGCGTGATTGTGCCCACAATCCAGGAGGCCACGGTTACTCCTCACACGGAAGCATTCCAAGGCATCATTTGGCACCTGATTGTTTCGCATCCAGCACTGCGCGCTAATGAAATGAAATGGGAGCGTGCCCGCTAAAGAGCGTTGAAGTCGTCCGGCAGCAGTGAAATGACATTGGCTCTTTTCGGAAAAGAAACACCAACTGCGCTCGCAGTGTAGTGTAATGGCATGTCCAAGGAAAGCCACCAGACTTCAGCAGGCACACCAGGTTAATCAATAACTTTGAAGATTGGACAAATAAAAATCGGGGTTGTGGGCTGCGGCTTGATCGGCGCCCGGCGTGCCAGGATAGCACGGGAGAGCGGCGACCGGGTGGTCGTGGTTGGCGACACCAATCCTGACCGCGCCCGTCACGTCGCGCAAGATATGGGATGCGAATGGTCAACCGACTGGCGGGCGATTACGCGCGCCGACCTCGATGCGGTGGTGGTGGCGACTTCCAACGACTGGCTCGCCCCGGTTACCGTTGAAGCGCTGACCCATCGGAAACACGTGCTGGTCGAAAAGCCGATGGCGCGAAATCTCGCCGAGGCGCGGACGGTTATAGCTGCTTTGGAAAGCAATTCCGGTCTGGTCCTGAAAGCCGGATTCAACCATCGCTTTCACCCCGCGGTGCTTCGCGCCCATGAACTCTACGAACAAGGAGCGATCGGTGAAGTGCTCTTTCTTCGAGGCCGCTACGGGCACGGCGGTAGACCGGGCTACGAACGGGAATGGCGGGCGGACGTCAATGTTTCGGGAGGCGGAGAGTTGCTTGACCAGGGCGTGCATCTTATCGACCTGTTTAATTGGTTCGTTCCGGATCTGGAGGAAGCTTTCGGCTATACCGCGGCCTATGTCTGGAAGTCGGCGGCGCACGTGCGCCCGGCCGAGGATAACGCCTTCGCGATGTTTCGTGGCGCCCGCGGTCAGACCGCCTCGCTCCACGTCAGTTGGACCCAGTGGAAAAACCTTTTTTCACTCGAAGTATTCGGTCGAACCGGCTATCTACTGATAGAAGGTTTGGGCGGAAGTTATGGAATCGAGCGACTGGTTATTGGCCGTCGCCGGATGGAGGGCGGCGTGCCTCAGGAGGAGAGCATCGAATATTCAGGTCCGGATGGTTCTTGGGCGGCCGAATGGCGGGAATTCAGGCGCGCCATCGAGCATGGTGCTCAACCGATAGGTAGCGGTCGCGATGGCCTCAAGGCGCTGCAAGTGATCGACGCGGTATATCGGTCAGTGAGCACCCATACGGCCTCAAGACTGTAGCTTATTTGGAGTTGATGAGTACGATTTCGACTTGGCTTTCGAAATTGAAGTAGGAACTAATGGCGAATATCTGCATTGCGGGATTATGGCATCAGGGCGCGGTTCTCAGCGCTTGCTTGGCGGACCTCGGACATCAGGTTCGTGGCGTGGATGAATCGCAACTGGTTGATTCCTTGAACCATGGCGAGCCGGCAGTTTACGAGCCGCTGTTGGGCGAAATTGTGCGGCGTAATTTGGATGCGCGCAGGCTCGAATTTACCAGTGATTATGCGCGGGCCTTGCGCGGCGCTGATTACGCGTACATCTCGATCGATACGCCTGTCGATACCCACGACCGCTCCAATTTGGAAACTATTATTGCGGCGGCTCGGCGAATTGCCGCGTCCAGGTCCGGAGATTTAACTCTAGTAATTACCGCTCAGGTTCCTATCGGGACCTGTCGGAAGTTGGCGGAGTTGGTCAGTGAAAACAACCCGGCTAATCCCGTGACTGTGGCCTACGTGCCAGAATTTTTACGCCTAGGGGCAGCCGTCGAGACCTTTCGTCAAGCCGATCGGTTTGTCATCGGGTGTGACGATCCGGCGACTGCATCGCGCTTGGCCGATTTGTACCGGCCTTTAAAGCGTCCCGTTGTGACCACTGATCTGGCTTCAGCGGAAATGGCAAAGCACGCCTCTAATGCGTTTCTTGCCACGTCGATCAGCTTCATTAATGAAATTTCCGATCTGTGCGAGGAGTTGGGCGCCGACGCCAGCGAGGTTGCCAAGATCATGAAGTTGGACCGGCGTATCGGCCCATACGCATTTCTTTCCCCGGGACTGGGATTCGCCGGAGGCACGCTAGGCCGCGAGCTGCGGGCATTGCAAGAGTTGGGCAGCAGGACCACGCTCAAGACCGCTCTTATCGATGCCACGGTGGCGGTCAATGATTCTCGTGCCGGCTTGATCGCGCGAAAGCTGATTAGACATTACGGGTCGCTTAAGGGTTTGCAGGTGGCGATTTTGGGCCTCACCTACAAGGCTGGCACCAGCACCTTGCGGCGTGCCATTAGCCTAGACATTATTCGCCAACTCGACCAAGGAGGCGCGGTGGTCAAAGCCTTCGACCCGTTGGCCCGTCTAGGCGAGGTGCCGGACCTTCCCCCCTTCAAGATGTGCGCCGATGTTTATGAGGCGGCCGCGGACAGCGACGCGGTCGTATTGGTAACCGAGTGGGATGGGCTAAACGATGTTAATTTAAAACGTTTACGTAGCGCCACCCGACGAGCGCTATTTATCGATTCGCGCAATTTGCTGGATCCGGGGCTGCTGCGCGAGGCCGGCTTTACTTACTCCGGCATTGGCAGATAAGTTGCGGACCATGGCCAGCGATCGTTACGCCACAGCTGGCGGAGACAAACATTGAAACTCAAAGGTAAGGTTGCGATTGTGACCGGAGCAGGCCGTGGTATTGGCGAAGCTACCGCCCTGGCTTTTGCTCGGCAGGGCGCGCGCCTGGTAATCGCGTCACGAACTGAAACGGAATTGGTGCAGGTCTCGCGGACCATTGCGCAGATGGGTGGCGAGGTTGTCGTGAAGGTCGCTAACGTGACTGATTCGGTCGATGTCCACAATCTGGTCGCTGCGGCGATGAACAGTTACGGTGCGGTTGACATACTGGTCAACGCGGCAGGCGTATACGGTCCGATCGGGCCGATGTGGGAAGTCTCTCCGGAGAAATGGCTCCAGGCGTTCCAAATCAACCTATACGGGACGTTTTTGTGTTGTCGAGCGGTTCTGGCTCACATGGTGGAGAAGCGCTCGGGCAGCATAATTAATTATTCAGGAGGAGGCGCGACCGCTCCATTGGCTCGATTCTCGGCCTATGGCGCTTCCAAGGCAGCGGTTGTGCGACTGACCGAGACTTTGGCTGAGGAGGTCAAGCAGTACGATATCCGTGTCAATGCCATCGCACCAGGTGCGGTCGATACCAAACTTCAAGACGAGGTGCTGGCCGCGGGTGAACGGGCAGGCCGTCTGTTGGCGCAGATTCGCGAGCTGAGAGAAACCGGCAAGGGTGGCGTGCCGCGCGAGTTGCCGGCGGAGTTGGCGGTTTTTCTGGCTTCTAAAGAATCCCTTCCGCTTACCGGTAAGCTGATTTCCGCGCCTCACGATGGCTGGCAAACCTGGGATCCAGCCAGGATTGAAGAGGTGGCGTCGCTGCCCTGGTTTACCCTACGGCGAATGGACCCGTTCACCTTGAAACCTCTTATGCAGAACCTCGAAAATACGCCCGAGCGATAGCCCTGCCTGGCATTCCAGAGTTATTTGCTGTTCTCGCAGCGAAGTCCTGAGTATAAATACGGCGCAGGGGCTTTAAGAAGATCAACCGGCCAACGGGGCTCTTCGCACAACTCGCGCGGGTCAGGGGTAAGCGCGTGCTCGCGGTTGGCCTGGGCGTCGGCACCGATTTTATTCGATGGGCACGCGCGGGGGCGCATGCCTACGGCGTTGATCTCACTGAAGCGTCTGCTGACTTTCAAGCTCTCCGACAAATACCAAGGATGCGTCTGGCGTTTGATTCAGAAAGTGTATCCAGCTGGTTTCGTGACAAAAATTTGTCGGCGACCGCCATGGTTTCTTTATGAAGGTGGAGGTTGAAAAGCCCGCCTGATGAAGCTCGCTATGGCGAATTCGAGTCTTCACTTTAAGATGCGTGATATTTCGACCGGTAGTCAGCGATGTGCGGCATAACCGGCTCCGTTAACTGGGGTGAACGCTCCGTGCTTACCGCGATGACTGATACGCTCAGACATCGCGGTCCGGATGATTGCGGCATCGAGTTCTTCGAGGAGCATAGGGTGGGCTTGGGACATCGGCGCCTAAGCATTATCGACCTTTCGCCCGCCGGCCATCAGCCGATGAGCAATGGTTCCGGGAAGCTCTGGCTGGTATTTAACGGGGAGATCTATAATTTTCCGGAATTGCGTCAGGAATTAGTTAAGCTGGGCCATCGTTTCAAGTCGCAGACTGATACCGAAGTAATCCTTCATCTTTACGAAAGTGAAGGCCGCGCGGGAATCCAAAAGCTGGAGGGAATGTTTGCATTTGCCTTGCTGGACCGTCCGGCCCGTAAGCTGGTTCTCGCGCGTGATGCACTTGGTATCAAGCCCTTGTATTATTATCATCACGATGGCCGGTTTCTCTTCGGGTCCGAAATCAAAGCAATCCTGGCGGCGGGCGCCTATTCTCCCGATCTCAATTGGCAGGGACTATACGACTTTCTGACTTTCAATTGCGTACCCGGGCCGCACACCATGTTTGCTGGAATTGACCAGTTGCCGCCCGCGCATACGCTGGAGCTGGACCTGGACAGCGATAAGATTCGACTGGAGCGCTTTTGGAGCCCCGGGCAAAGCACGGTTGGCGAACGCTGGTCATCGGACGACGCGACCATGCGCCTGCGGGAGTTGCTGACCGAGAGCGTCCGCGCGCAGATGATAAGTGACGTGCCGCTGGGCGCCTTTCTCAGCGGTGGGGTGGATTCGCCGATATTGGTGGGCCTGATGGCTCAGCTTTCATCTAAGCCAGTCAAGACCTTCACGGTCTCCTTCCAAGGACAGCACATGGAGTCCTACGATGAGCGCGAGGCGGCGCGCAAAGTCGCAGAACATTTTGCCACTGAGCATCACGAAATAACCGTCAATGCCGGCAGACCCTATGATATCCTGCGGCTGGTAGAGTATTTCGACCAGCCCTTTGCTAACCCTACTTCGTACTTGATGTATCTGATCTGCTCGGCGACCCGACCCGAGGCGACTGTTGCGATTTGTGGCGCGGGCGGTGATGAACTGTTCGCGGGCTATCCGCGTTATCGCGCGGTAGCGTCTGCGCGCTGGCTCCGCTTCGTGCCCAAATTTGCCTTTGAAGGCGCGCGCGGCCTGCTGAGCCTGATTCCGGACCGGCTGCACAATCCGAAGCTGCGAAGGATCCGGCAACTTGTCGATGGGATCGACGCCGATTTTGCCAGTCAATACACCAAGTGGACTTATTATCTTAACGAGGAGGAAAAGAAGGCGCTGCTTCGCGACAACCACCGCGTGCGCGAACTGTCATCGTCCGACCGAGTGGTTCGCCGCTATCTGGACGGCGACCTCACGGATCTCAACCGAGTGCTCGGTGCCGACGTCCAAACCTTCCTGGTGGACAATTTGCTCGAGTATACCGACAAGATGAGCATGGCCGCAAGTGTCGAGGTGCGCGTGCCATTTCTGGACCGCCGCGTGGTGGATCATAGCTTTAACATTCCGTTTGAGGACAAACTTCGCGGATCTCGCAGCAAAATTACGCTTAAGCAGGCGTTTAGTGATCTATTGCCGGCCGCCAACGCCGTGGCGCCAAAGAAGGGGTTCGTGGCGCCTTTGGCTCTGTGGATCAACGAGGCACTAGGTTCCTACTTCGACCGCTTCATGACTCGGGCGGCAACACTGCGGCAGGGGATCTTCGATTGGGACTACCTTGAATCGCTCCGCGGCCAACATCGTGCCGGACGATGCGATTATTCCTACGAACTATATGGAGTGATAATGTTTGATTTGTGGTACAGACGCTACATTCTCGGAGATTGCGCTGCCGTCGATGAAACGCGAGAGCTGATCAGCTAAGCGGAATAGCGAGTAGGAAAGGATCGCGGAGAGCGGCCCACGAATAATGCGCCAGGTGAGAAAGAAAAAGTGTCGGAAGGACAAAATACGAGTGGCAGTAATCGGCGCCGGGTCGATTTCGGCTACTAAGCATACCGGCGAATACTGTAGCGTCCGCGCAGGCGATTTCCACCCGGATGACGCATTGTTGAGTCGCGTAAGTTAATTGACATTGATCGTGCCGCGGACGCTGGCTAACCAGATTTATGCGATAATTTCCGAATGCCGATTGCGCGTACTGTGGTAAAAGCTTAACAGCATCGACGGTCACCGACTCGACACTTTTGAGAAAGGCCAATGACATGTAGACAGGGTGCGGGCTGGTTTCGCCAATCGCGCCCCCGATAAGCGTATGACACCAGTGAGGTCATGTGGGCGGTCGGTGTTGAAACCACTTGCATACCGACCGTATTGACCCGATTCCACCATTGCCCGCGCCTGTGTGAATGATTCATAAAACAAGCCGTGTGAGATATTCATACT includes the following:
- a CDS encoding SIS domain-containing protein → MKEEVRDYVDAYLAQVVEISGLLSRPAIIKIVEGLVALRDTGGRLFILGVGGSAGNASHAVNDFRKIADIESYAPTDNVSELTARINDDGWNGAYAAWLAGSRLSAKDALMIFSVGGGSEERGISVNLVEAIKLARSVGARVFGVVGRDGGYTAQAADACVIVPTIQEATVTPHTEAFQGIIWHLIVSHPALRANEMKWERAR
- a CDS encoding Gfo/Idh/MocA family oxidoreductase, with the protein product MKIGQIKIGVVGCGLIGARRARIARESGDRVVVVGDTNPDRARHVAQDMGCEWSTDWRAITRADLDAVVVATSNDWLAPVTVEALTHRKHVLVEKPMARNLAEARTVIAALESNSGLVLKAGFNHRFHPAVLRAHELYEQGAIGEVLFLRGRYGHGGRPGYEREWRADVNVSGGGELLDQGVHLIDLFNWFVPDLEEAFGYTAAYVWKSAAHVRPAEDNAFAMFRGARGQTASLHVSWTQWKNLFSLEVFGRTGYLLIEGLGGSYGIERLVIGRRRMEGGVPQEESIEYSGPDGSWAAEWREFRRAIEHGAQPIGSGRDGLKALQVIDAVYRSVSTHTASRL
- a CDS encoding nucleotide sugar dehydrogenase, which produces MANICIAGLWHQGAVLSACLADLGHQVRGVDESQLVDSLNHGEPAVYEPLLGEIVRRNLDARRLEFTSDYARALRGADYAYISIDTPVDTHDRSNLETIIAAARRIAASRSGDLTLVITAQVPIGTCRKLAELVSENNPANPVTVAYVPEFLRLGAAVETFRQADRFVIGCDDPATASRLADLYRPLKRPVVTTDLASAEMAKHASNAFLATSISFINEISDLCEELGADASEVAKIMKLDRRIGPYAFLSPGLGFAGGTLGRELRALQELGSRTTLKTALIDATVAVNDSRAGLIARKLIRHYGSLKGLQVAILGLTYKAGTSTLRRAISLDIIRQLDQGGAVVKAFDPLARLGEVPDLPPFKMCADVYEAAADSDAVVLVTEWDGLNDVNLKRLRSATRRALFIDSRNLLDPGLLREAGFTYSGIGR
- a CDS encoding SDR family oxidoreductase; the encoded protein is MKLKGKVAIVTGAGRGIGEATALAFARQGARLVIASRTETELVQVSRTIAQMGGEVVVKVANVTDSVDVHNLVAAAMNSYGAVDILVNAAGVYGPIGPMWEVSPEKWLQAFQINLYGTFLCCRAVLAHMVEKRSGSIINYSGGGATAPLARFSAYGASKAAVVRLTETLAEEVKQYDIRVNAIAPGAVDTKLQDEVLAAGERAGRLLAQIRELRETGKGGVPRELPAELAVFLASKESLPLTGKLISAPHDGWQTWDPARIEEVASLPWFTLRRMDPFTLKPLMQNLENTPER
- the asnB gene encoding asparagine synthase (glutamine-hydrolyzing) produces the protein MCGITGSVNWGERSVLTAMTDTLRHRGPDDCGIEFFEEHRVGLGHRRLSIIDLSPAGHQPMSNGSGKLWLVFNGEIYNFPELRQELVKLGHRFKSQTDTEVILHLYESEGRAGIQKLEGMFAFALLDRPARKLVLARDALGIKPLYYYHHDGRFLFGSEIKAILAAGAYSPDLNWQGLYDFLTFNCVPGPHTMFAGIDQLPPAHTLELDLDSDKIRLERFWSPGQSTVGERWSSDDATMRLRELLTESVRAQMISDVPLGAFLSGGVDSPILVGLMAQLSSKPVKTFTVSFQGQHMESYDEREAARKVAEHFATEHHEITVNAGRPYDILRLVEYFDQPFANPTSYLMYLICSATRPEATVAICGAGGDELFAGYPRYRAVASARWLRFVPKFAFEGARGLLSLIPDRLHNPKLRRIRQLVDGIDADFASQYTKWTYYLNEEEKKALLRDNHRVRELSSSDRVVRRYLDGDLTDLNRVLGADVQTFLVDNLLEYTDKMSMAASVEVRVPFLDRRVVDHSFNIPFEDKLRGSRSKITLKQAFSDLLPAANAVAPKKGFVAPLALWINEALGSYFDRFMTRAATLRQGIFDWDYLESLRGQHRAGRCDYSYELYGVIMFDLWYRRYILGDCAAVDETRELIS